In Amycolatopsis endophytica, the following are encoded in one genomic region:
- a CDS encoding thiamine pyrophosphate-dependent dehydrogenase E1 component subunit alpha: MTEAVRLLNPDGTVHPDERYAMPDPAELRARYRSLVLGRRLNEQAGALVRQGKLAVYPSSLGQEACQVAAAAVLRSGDWLFPTYRDTVAVVERGVDPVEVLMMLRGDWHCGYDPATHHVAPQSTPLATQLLHAVGVAHAATLKGEDTVVMALCGDGATSEGDFHEALNFAAVFGAPVVFLVQNNKYAISVPLARQSAAKSLADKGIGYGVPSALVDGNDLAALLAVLGEAVERAASGGGPTLVEADTYRIDAHTNADDATRYRTDAEVDEWRPRDPLVRMRSYLGLSGDEFRDDAEELAARLRAGLSTESAPDPAELFAHVYATPTPQLTTQADLLRAELEADEEPA; encoded by the coding sequence ATGACCGAGGCAGTCCGCCTCCTGAACCCCGACGGCACGGTCCACCCCGACGAGCGTTACGCGATGCCGGACCCCGCCGAGCTGCGGGCCCGCTACCGCTCGCTCGTCCTGGGCCGGCGCCTCAACGAGCAGGCCGGAGCGCTCGTCCGGCAGGGCAAGCTCGCGGTCTACCCGTCATCGCTCGGGCAGGAGGCCTGCCAGGTCGCGGCGGCCGCCGTGCTGCGGTCCGGTGACTGGCTCTTCCCCACCTACCGCGACACCGTCGCCGTCGTGGAACGCGGCGTCGACCCGGTCGAGGTCCTGATGATGCTGCGCGGTGACTGGCACTGCGGCTACGACCCGGCCACACACCACGTCGCACCACAGTCGACGCCACTCGCCACGCAGCTCCTGCACGCCGTCGGCGTCGCGCACGCCGCCACGCTCAAGGGCGAGGACACCGTGGTGATGGCCCTCTGCGGCGACGGCGCCACCAGCGAGGGCGACTTCCACGAAGCCCTCAACTTCGCCGCGGTCTTCGGCGCCCCGGTCGTCTTCCTGGTGCAGAACAACAAGTACGCGATCTCCGTCCCGCTGGCCCGCCAGTCCGCCGCGAAATCGCTGGCGGACAAGGGAATCGGCTACGGCGTCCCGTCCGCGCTCGTCGACGGCAACGACCTCGCGGCACTGCTGGCCGTGCTGGGCGAGGCCGTCGAACGCGCCGCGTCCGGCGGGGGCCCGACCCTCGTCGAGGCCGACACCTACCGCATCGACGCCCACACCAACGCCGACGACGCCACCCGCTACCGCACCGACGCCGAGGTCGACGAATGGCGGCCCCGCGACCCGCTGGTCCGGATGCGGTCGTATCTCGGCCTGTCCGGCGACGAGTTCCGGGACGACGCCGAGGAACTCGCGGCGCGCCTGCGGGCCGGGCTGTCCACCGAGAGCGCGCCCGATCCGGCGGAGCTGTTCGCCCACGTCTACGCCACCCCGACCCCGCAGCTGACCACGCAGGCCGACCTTCTGCGCGCCGAACTCGAAGCCGACGAGGAGCCGGCATGA
- a CDS encoding Lrp/AsnC family transcriptional regulator has protein sequence MSGSSNDVSSQGATATPRPGRLAPALDEIDQRIVRELTTDGRLSVRVLAERVNISRANAYSRLARLVETGVLTRFTARVDPAKVGLSTSAYVTLNVRQNSWRHLTEHLRRIPEVEHMALVGGEFDVMLLVRATDNEHLRHVVLDRLQDIPGVLGTHTTLIFEDIDNH, from the coding sequence ATGTCGGGTTCTTCGAACGATGTGTCCAGCCAGGGGGCCACCGCGACGCCACGGCCTGGACGGTTGGCACCCGCGCTCGACGAGATCGACCAGCGGATCGTGCGCGAACTGACCACTGACGGGCGGCTGTCGGTGCGCGTGCTGGCCGAGCGGGTCAACATCTCGCGCGCGAACGCCTACAGCCGCTTGGCGCGCCTCGTGGAGACCGGTGTGCTGACCCGCTTCACGGCGAGGGTCGATCCGGCGAAGGTCGGTTTGTCGACCTCGGCCTACGTGACGCTCAACGTGCGGCAGAACTCGTGGCGGCACCTGACCGAGCATCTGCGGCGCATTCCGGAGGTCGAGCACATGGCCCTGGTCGGCGGCGAGTTCGACGTGATGCTCCTGGTGCGCGCCACGGACAACGAACACCTGCGGCACGTGGTGCTCGACCGGCTCCAGGACATCCCCGGCGTACTCGGCACGCACACCACCCTGATCTTCGAGGACATCGACAACCACTGA
- a CDS encoding helix-turn-helix domain-containing protein → MVEPVERDSRGILHPGEGLRRFELTRFPPSAGVGRFVDRYWLVSWDLTGTYEQHVLAHPVVNVVFEVSGGTVNGVQTERFTRQLSGRGRALGVMFRPGGFRPFLGRALATITDTVHPVVDEFPALHPAEPALVEALRNGTGGAEIAELADDALAGLVPDARHPAEDTIALAELAAKKRDLRRVEDLAALAGTSVRALQRAFHDHVGVGPKWVLRRYRLYDAAERAARAEAVDWAALAVDLGYADQAHLTREFTSVVGEPPARYARRS, encoded by the coding sequence ATGGTCGAGCCGGTCGAGCGGGACAGTCGCGGCATCCTGCATCCGGGTGAGGGGCTGCGGCGCTTCGAGCTGACCCGGTTTCCGCCGTCGGCGGGGGTGGGGCGTTTCGTGGACCGCTACTGGCTCGTCTCCTGGGACCTGACCGGCACCTACGAGCAGCATGTCCTCGCGCACCCGGTGGTGAACGTGGTGTTCGAAGTCAGTGGCGGCACGGTGAACGGCGTGCAAACCGAGCGGTTCACCAGACAACTGTCCGGGCGGGGGCGTGCGCTGGGCGTGATGTTCCGGCCGGGCGGGTTCCGTCCGTTCCTCGGCCGGGCGCTGGCCACGATCACCGACACGGTGCACCCGGTCGTCGACGAGTTCCCGGCGCTGCACCCGGCCGAGCCTGCCCTGGTCGAGGCCCTCAGGAACGGCACCGGCGGCGCCGAGATCGCCGAACTGGCCGATGACGCACTCGCCGGGCTGGTCCCGGACGCGCGCCATCCGGCCGAGGACACGATCGCGCTGGCCGAGCTCGCCGCCAAAAAACGCGACCTGCGGCGCGTGGAGGATCTGGCCGCACTCGCCGGGACGAGCGTGCGTGCGTTGCAGCGTGCGTTCCACGATCACGTGGGCGTCGGCCCGAAGTGGGTGCTGCGGCGGTACCGGCTCTACGACGCGGCCGAACGTGCGGCGCGGGCCGAGGCCGTCGACTGGGCGGCGCTCGCGGTCGACCTCGGCTACGCCGACCAGGCGCACCTGACCCGTGAGTTCACGTCGGTGGTGGGCGAACCGCCCGCCCGGTACGCACGCCGCTCCTGA
- a CDS encoding sugar kinase: protein MDVLTVGETMVMVTPEAGGRLTTESRFLLRPGGAESNVAALLARLGHKAAWASALGADPLGDLILGDLERHGVDVSLVRRDAGRPTAVYFKDPTPHGTRVYYYRAGSAAAAITPADVEAWTAHSPRLVHVSGITAALSEQARDATRALVRRPGLVSFDVNHRAQLWSGDAPEVLLGLAQDSDIVFVGRDEAETLWGTADAESVRALIDRPRYLVVKDAAIEAVSFTPSGVHRVPSTKVTVVDAVGAGDAFAAGWLSGFLDDRDETTRLRLGHYAAARVLESPSDFADLPPAGEIEVG from the coding sequence GTGGACGTGCTGACGGTCGGCGAGACCATGGTCATGGTCACGCCCGAGGCGGGTGGCAGGCTGACCACCGAGAGCCGCTTCCTGCTGCGGCCGGGCGGCGCCGAGTCGAACGTCGCGGCCCTGCTGGCCCGGCTCGGGCACAAGGCGGCCTGGGCGAGTGCGCTGGGGGCGGATCCGCTCGGTGACCTGATCCTCGGCGACCTGGAGCGACACGGCGTCGACGTCTCCCTGGTCCGCCGCGACGCGGGGCGGCCCACCGCCGTCTACTTCAAGGACCCCACCCCGCACGGCACCCGCGTCTACTACTACCGCGCGGGTTCGGCCGCCGCCGCCATCACGCCCGCCGATGTCGAAGCGTGGACAGCGCACTCGCCGCGCCTCGTGCACGTCTCGGGCATCACCGCCGCGCTGTCCGAGCAGGCGCGTGACGCGACCCGCGCGCTCGTCCGCCGTCCCGGGCTGGTGAGTTTCGACGTCAACCACCGCGCCCAGCTCTGGTCCGGTGACGCTCCGGAAGTCCTCTTGGGACTGGCTCAGGACAGCGACATCGTCTTCGTCGGCCGGGACGAGGCCGAAACCCTGTGGGGCACCGCGGATGCGGAGAGCGTGCGTGCCCTCATCGACCGGCCGCGGTACCTCGTCGTCAAGGACGCGGCGATCGAAGCCGTGTCGTTCACGCCCTCCGGTGTCCACCGGGTACCGTCCACAAAGGTCACGGTGGTCGACGCCGTCGGCGCGGGGGACGCCTTCGCCGCAGGGTGGCTGAGCGGTTTCCTCGACGACCGCGACGAGACGACCCGCCTGCGTCTGGGCCACTACGCCGCGGCACGCGTGCTCGAATCCCCGTCGGACTTCGCCGATCTGCCGCCCGCGGGCGAGATCGAAGTCGGCTGA
- a CDS encoding IclR family transcriptional regulator — protein sequence MSQTVARAIDIVAFVSRRHRTLGEIAEHLGVHKSTALRILQTLDEGGFVRRVPDNRYAMGFQLIAYGQLALDQVEARTLARPVLQELSERSGHTVHFAELAGDQVVYVDKIDGRGSVAMGSRIGLPAIIHTAGVAKVILAHQPDRSRWLSTCDFERFTPTTVAGRAELEAQLDDVRERGWAEDDGEHEDYLNCVALPVFDARGRVTHSLSVTALKTVAPLDELRAHLDEYRTAARRVSRALGWGGDENGRR from the coding sequence ATGTCGCAGACCGTCGCCCGCGCGATCGACATCGTCGCGTTCGTCTCGCGGCGTCACCGCACGCTCGGGGAGATCGCCGAGCACCTCGGCGTCCACAAGTCGACCGCGCTGCGGATCCTGCAGACCCTGGACGAGGGCGGGTTCGTGCGGCGCGTGCCGGACAACCGCTACGCGATGGGGTTCCAGCTGATCGCCTACGGGCAGCTCGCGCTGGACCAGGTCGAGGCGCGCACGCTGGCCCGCCCGGTGCTGCAGGAGCTGAGCGAACGGTCCGGGCACACCGTCCACTTCGCCGAGCTGGCCGGTGACCAGGTGGTCTACGTGGACAAGATCGACGGCCGTGGCAGTGTCGCGATGGGATCGCGGATCGGCCTGCCCGCCATCATCCACACCGCCGGCGTCGCGAAGGTGATCCTCGCGCACCAGCCGGACCGGTCCCGATGGCTGTCCACCTGCGACTTCGAACGCTTCACGCCCACCACGGTCGCCGGGCGGGCGGAGCTGGAAGCCCAGCTGGACGACGTCCGGGAGCGCGGCTGGGCCGAGGACGACGGCGAGCACGAGGACTACCTGAACTGCGTGGCGCTGCCGGTGTTCGACGCCCGCGGCCGGGTGACGCACAGCCTGTCCGTCACCGCGCTGAAAACCGTCGCGCCGCTGGACGAGCTGCGCGCACACCTCGACGAGTACCGCACCGCCGCCCGCCGGGTCTCCCGGGCACTGGGCTGGGGAGGAGACGAAAATGGACGCCGCTGA
- a CDS encoding bifunctional 4-hydroxy-2-oxoglutarate aldolase/2-dehydro-3-deoxy-phosphogluconate aldolase translates to MDAADFFAEHLDRNPVLGIFRGLDPQDTVDMCVRAWDFGVDLVEIPVQTPDALPSLRAAVKAAAERGRSVGAGTVTTVEQLSAVREIGAEFTVAPGLHPEVVAASRRAGLPHLPGVATSTEIAAALAQGCSWLKAFPARQLGPGWITAQLAPFPLVRFVATGGIDAGNAADFLAAGCRGVAVGSALADPDALAALREAVSAG, encoded by the coding sequence ATGGACGCCGCTGACTTCTTCGCCGAGCACCTGGACCGGAACCCGGTACTGGGCATCTTCCGTGGCCTCGATCCGCAGGACACTGTGGACATGTGCGTGCGGGCCTGGGACTTCGGGGTGGATCTGGTGGAGATTCCGGTGCAGACGCCCGACGCGCTGCCCTCGCTGCGCGCTGCGGTAAAGGCCGCGGCCGAGCGGGGCCGGAGCGTGGGCGCGGGCACGGTGACGACGGTCGAGCAGCTCAGCGCGGTCAGGGAGATCGGCGCCGAGTTCACGGTCGCCCCCGGCCTGCACCCCGAGGTGGTCGCGGCATCGCGGCGGGCCGGTCTGCCGCACCTCCCTGGTGTGGCGACGTCGACCGAGATCGCCGCGGCGCTGGCGCAGGGGTGCAGCTGGCTGAAAGCGTTTCCGGCGCGGCAGCTCGGACCGGGCTGGATCACGGCGCAGCTCGCGCCGTTCCCGTTGGTCCGGTTCGTCGCGACCGGTGGGATCGACGCCGGGAACGCCGCGGATTTCCTGGCGGCCGGGTGTCGTGGCGTGGCGGTCGGCTCGGCGCTCGCGGACCCCGATGCCCTCGCGGCGCTGAGGGAAGCGGTCAGTGCAGGCTGA
- a CDS encoding carboxylate-amine ligase, whose translation MTSIPTFGVEEEFLLVDERGRLSDRGPDIVEAADRPEGEVQRELARSQVELATSVCHDAGELLDQLTRFRARLAAEAGGKRLRLVATGTPVLTEDRPPEITPTPRYRRMGEHFGMLARTGTTCGCHVHVRIPDRGTGVRASNHVRPWLPVLLALTANSPFDSGDDTRYSSWRHVLWSRWPSAGPPPLFASLDEYESRVAAMLESGAMLDRGMLYWDIRLSDKQPTLEFRISDVAASAREATTLAVLARALVVTALSELDHPPPPIPGEVLRANLWRAARDGLDGAVPHPATGRLTPVPSLLGQLVDHVRGPLTDAGDLDFVTGSLAWISEHGNGAQRQRRTYDRTGSLTGVVDLLSLH comes from the coding sequence GTGACGAGCATTCCGACGTTCGGCGTCGAGGAGGAGTTCCTGCTCGTCGACGAGCGTGGCCGTCTGTCGGATCGCGGGCCGGACATCGTCGAGGCGGCCGACCGGCCCGAAGGTGAGGTGCAGCGGGAGCTCGCGCGCAGCCAGGTCGAACTGGCCACGTCCGTCTGTCACGACGCGGGCGAACTCCTCGACCAGCTCACCCGGTTCCGCGCGCGGCTGGCCGCCGAAGCGGGCGGGAAACGGCTGCGGCTGGTCGCGACGGGCACCCCGGTGCTGACCGAGGACCGTCCGCCGGAAATCACCCCCACCCCGCGGTACCGGCGCATGGGTGAGCACTTCGGCATGCTCGCCCGCACCGGCACGACGTGCGGATGCCACGTGCACGTCCGGATCCCGGACCGCGGCACCGGCGTGCGGGCGAGCAACCACGTCCGGCCGTGGCTGCCGGTGCTGCTCGCGCTGACGGCGAACTCGCCGTTCGACAGCGGGGACGACACCCGGTACAGCAGCTGGCGGCACGTGCTGTGGTCCCGGTGGCCGTCGGCGGGGCCGCCACCGCTGTTCGCGTCGCTGGACGAGTACGAGTCCCGCGTCGCCGCGATGCTCGAATCGGGCGCGATGCTCGACCGCGGGATGCTCTACTGGGACATCCGGCTGTCCGACAAGCAGCCGACGCTGGAGTTCCGGATCAGCGATGTCGCCGCCAGCGCGCGGGAGGCGACCACACTCGCGGTACTGGCACGCGCACTCGTCGTGACGGCACTGTCCGAACTGGACCACCCGCCACCACCGATTCCGGGAGAGGTCCTGCGGGCCAACCTGTGGCGTGCCGCCCGCGACGGCCTGGACGGCGCCGTCCCGCACCCGGCGACCGGCCGCCTGACCCCGGTGCCGTCCCTGCTGGGCCAGCTCGTCGACCACGTCCGTGGCCCACTGACCGACGCCGGTGACCTGGACTTCGTCACCGGCTCACTGGCCTGGATCTCGGAACACGGCAACGGCGCCCAGCGCCAGCGCCGCACGTACGACCGGACGGGCTCGCTGACCGGCGTGGTGGACCTGCTCAGCCTGCACTGA
- a CDS encoding NAD(P)/FAD-dependent oxidoreductase, producing the protein MNETYDVVVVGGGAAGLSGAKALSRARRSVLVVDAGEPRNASAGHVHNYLGREGTPPGELVAIGRDEVREYGGEIVEATVTAAVRAGDGFRVTLADGRSVGARRLLVTTGLTDELPDIGGLAGRFGRDVLHCPYCHGWEVRDQAIGVVGSNPMAVHAAQMWRQLSADVTLFRHRVPELTGGEREELAARGIRVVEGEVAAVEVEDDRLTGVRMRSGEVVPRQVVVVAPRFTANSGLLTALGLELTDQVMQGHVVGSFVAADPTGATSVPGVWVAGNVTNLMAQVVVSASGGLMAGVAINADLIAEDTRAAVAAHRAGVFDGESEVSELVLGARRHGI; encoded by the coding sequence GTGAACGAGACGTACGACGTGGTCGTCGTGGGTGGTGGCGCGGCCGGACTGTCCGGGGCGAAGGCCCTGTCGAGGGCGCGCCGGTCGGTGCTGGTCGTCGACGCGGGTGAGCCGCGCAACGCATCCGCCGGGCACGTGCACAACTACCTGGGCCGCGAGGGGACGCCGCCGGGTGAGCTGGTCGCGATCGGCCGCGACGAGGTCCGCGAGTACGGCGGGGAGATCGTCGAGGCAACCGTGACGGCGGCCGTCCGGGCAGGCGACGGTTTCCGGGTCACGCTCGCCGACGGCCGGTCCGTCGGTGCGCGCAGGCTGCTCGTGACGACCGGGCTGACCGACGAGCTGCCCGACATCGGGGGCCTCGCCGGGCGGTTCGGGCGCGACGTGCTGCACTGCCCGTACTGCCACGGCTGGGAGGTACGCGACCAGGCCATCGGTGTGGTCGGCAGCAATCCGATGGCCGTCCACGCGGCGCAGATGTGGCGGCAGCTGAGCGCGGACGTGACGTTGTTCCGGCACCGCGTCCCGGAGCTGACCGGTGGGGAACGGGAGGAGCTGGCCGCGCGCGGTATCCGGGTGGTCGAGGGTGAAGTCGCCGCCGTCGAGGTCGAGGACGACCGGCTGACCGGGGTGCGGATGCGCTCCGGTGAGGTCGTGCCGCGGCAGGTGGTGGTCGTCGCGCCGCGGTTCACCGCCAACAGCGGGCTGCTGACCGCGCTCGGGCTCGAACTGACCGACCAGGTCATGCAGGGGCACGTCGTGGGTTCGTTCGTGGCCGCGGACCCGACCGGGGCGACCTCGGTGCCGGGCGTGTGGGTGGCGGGCAACGTCACGAACCTCATGGCGCAGGTGGTCGTGTCCGCGTCGGGCGGGCTGATGGCGGGCGTGGCGATCAACGCGGACCTCATCGCCGAGGACACCCGCGCCGCGGTCGCCGCGCACCGTGCCGGGGTGTTCGACGGCGAGAGCGAAGTCAGCGAACTGGTGCTGGGGGCGCGCCGCCATGGGATCTGA
- a CDS encoding class I SAM-dependent methyltransferase, which produces MGSDAFGEEFWEERYRSNSSVWSGQPNAQLVAEVADLPPGRVLDVGAGEGADTCWLAGRGWQVTALDFAATALRRGAEHASRAGLADRVEWVHGDVTTWDPGERRFDLISAHFLHLPKPELRTVLTRLAGAAAPGGTLLLVQHHPSDLETTVGRPNLPERFTTAEEAAAWLPAGWTTEVADARPRTATDGDGNEVTIHDAVLRARWG; this is translated from the coding sequence ATGGGATCTGACGCGTTCGGGGAGGAGTTCTGGGAGGAGCGGTACCGCTCGAACTCGTCCGTCTGGAGTGGACAGCCGAACGCGCAGCTCGTCGCCGAGGTCGCGGACCTGCCCCCGGGCAGGGTGCTCGACGTCGGCGCCGGTGAGGGCGCGGACACCTGCTGGCTCGCCGGACGCGGGTGGCAGGTGACCGCGCTGGACTTCGCCGCGACGGCACTGCGGCGCGGAGCCGAGCACGCCTCGCGGGCAGGGCTCGCGGACCGCGTGGAGTGGGTGCACGGCGACGTGACCACCTGGGATCCGGGCGAGCGCCGGTTCGACCTGATCTCGGCGCACTTCCTGCACCTGCCGAAGCCCGAGTTGCGCACGGTGCTCACCCGGCTCGCCGGAGCGGCCGCGCCGGGCGGCACGTTGCTCCTGGTCCAGCACCACCCGTCGGATCTGGAGACCACGGTCGGGCGCCCGAACCTGCCCGAACGGTTCACCACCGCCGAGGAGGCGGCGGCCTGGCTGCCCGCCGGATGGACCACCGAGGTGGCCGATGCCCGCCCGCGCACGGCCACGGACGGCGACGGAAACGAGGTGACCATTCACGACGCCGTGCTGCGCGCTCGATGGGGCTGA
- a CDS encoding zinc-dependent alcohol dehydrogenase family protein, with the protein MKAVEIRSFGDPDGLAVVDVPVPAPGRGQVLITTEAIGVSGADTLIRSGALAAYGFTEGHIPGGEVAGTVTAVGEDVDSAWVGQRVWASPGTGGGYVEQALAPAGEVLALPAGLSAVDAVALGSSGVVAHFGLSTLESGDAVLVRGASGSIGIMAVQLASRIAGAVAVTTSSAERGDRLRDLGATHVLDRSGEGGGPDGYDLILDVVAGADLPSFLRRLNPNGRLVVVGAVGGQPPADFGTEIMAAFRKSLSFATFSADTVPAAERASVRAAQLTAAANGELRAVVHDVLPLAQAASAHRRMDAGEVFGRIVLTPQPHRARSTAS; encoded by the coding sequence ATGAAGGCAGTGGAGATCCGCTCGTTCGGCGACCCCGACGGCCTGGCGGTCGTCGACGTGCCCGTACCCGCTCCCGGACGCGGGCAGGTGCTGATCACGACCGAGGCGATCGGCGTCAGCGGTGCCGACACCCTGATCCGGAGCGGTGCGCTCGCGGCCTACGGCTTCACGGAGGGCCACATCCCCGGTGGGGAGGTGGCGGGCACCGTGACGGCGGTCGGCGAGGATGTCGACAGCGCGTGGGTCGGTCAGCGGGTATGGGCGTCCCCCGGGACGGGCGGCGGCTACGTCGAGCAAGCGCTCGCCCCGGCCGGGGAAGTCCTGGCCCTGCCCGCCGGGCTGTCCGCCGTGGACGCCGTGGCACTCGGAAGCTCCGGCGTGGTGGCCCATTTCGGACTGTCCACTCTGGAATCTGGTGATGCGGTGCTGGTGCGCGGGGCATCGGGCAGCATCGGGATCATGGCCGTGCAGCTCGCCTCCCGCATCGCCGGAGCGGTGGCCGTCACGACCTCGTCGGCGGAACGCGGCGACCGGCTACGCGACCTCGGCGCGACCCACGTGCTGGACCGCTCCGGCGAGGGCGGCGGCCCGGACGGCTACGACCTCATCCTCGACGTCGTGGCCGGCGCGGACCTGCCGTCCTTCCTCAGGCGACTCAACCCGAACGGCCGCCTGGTGGTGGTCGGCGCGGTCGGCGGTCAGCCACCCGCCGACTTCGGCACCGAGATCATGGCTGCCTTCCGGAAGTCACTGTCGTTCGCGACTTTCAGCGCGGACACGGTTCCGGCCGCCGAGCGGGCCTCCGTGCGTGCGGCGCAGCTCACCGCCGCCGCCAACGGCGAGTTGCGTGCCGTGGTGCACGATGTGCTGCCGCTGGCGCAGGCCGCCTCGGCGCACCGGAGGATGGACGCCGGTGAGGTCTTCGGTCGCATCGTGCTGACTCCTCAGCCCCATCGAGCGCGCAGCACGGCGTCGTGA
- a CDS encoding class F sortase, translating to MTTVRWRRWLAFAVIGAALTACGSPAPQPPAAAPPTPAPASAPTTSAPVTAVEGPLPRSGPVALEVPAIDVSTGPIIELGLTGDGALEVPGDAVTTGWFTGGPSPGQTGPAVLAAHVDYNHVPGTFNRLKDLKPGDEATVRRADGTTAVFTVYRVERYPKSAFPTEKVYGDTAGPELRMITCGGDFDRSTRNYEDNVVAYARLTRAYRT from the coding sequence ATGACCACCGTGCGATGGCGCCGATGGCTCGCGTTCGCGGTCATCGGCGCCGCCCTCACCGCCTGCGGCTCGCCCGCCCCGCAGCCCCCGGCGGCGGCCCCGCCGACCCCGGCACCGGCGAGCGCGCCCACCACGAGCGCGCCCGTCACGGCGGTCGAGGGACCGCTGCCGCGATCCGGACCGGTCGCGCTGGAGGTGCCCGCGATCGACGTCAGCACCGGGCCGATCATCGAACTAGGGCTGACCGGCGACGGCGCGCTCGAAGTGCCCGGCGACGCCGTGACGACCGGCTGGTTCACCGGCGGGCCGTCCCCCGGCCAGACCGGGCCCGCCGTGCTCGCGGCGCACGTCGACTACAACCACGTGCCCGGCACCTTCAACCGCCTCAAGGACCTGAAACCCGGAGACGAGGCCACCGTGCGCCGCGCCGACGGGACCACCGCCGTCTTCACCGTCTACCGCGTCGAGCGGTACCCGAAGTCGGCGTTCCCGACCGAGAAGGTCTACGGCGACACCGCCGGACCGGAACTGCGCATGATCACCTGCGGCGGTGACTTCGACCGGTCCACCCGCAACTACGAGGACAACGTCGTCGCCTACGCGCGCCTCACCCGGGCCTACCGCACCTGA
- a CDS encoding excalibur calcium-binding domain-containing protein: MSLIRRVLGAVAVAGIALLGPAPAVFATESTDKNCSDFEYQEDAQAVYDADPSDPNNLDGDDNDGIACESLPHKPVSQPSGTSAQAPAATTTPSDLDCADFATQAQAQAVLDADRSDPHRLDADKDGIACESRFGEKSTGGQVKVKPAGGVDTGGGDDGTDAGPAVAIGALVLLGGGAGTVLLVRRRAGR; this comes from the coding sequence ATGTCCCTGATCAGACGCGTGCTCGGCGCGGTCGCGGTGGCGGGTATCGCACTGCTGGGCCCCGCTCCCGCGGTGTTCGCCACGGAATCGACCGACAAGAACTGCTCCGACTTCGAATACCAGGAAGACGCGCAGGCCGTTTACGACGCGGACCCGTCGGACCCGAACAATCTCGACGGTGACGACAACGACGGAATTGCCTGCGAAAGCCTGCCGCACAAGCCAGTCAGCCAGCCCTCCGGCACCTCCGCGCAAGCCCCGGCCGCCACGACGACCCCGTCCGATCTGGACTGCGCCGACTTCGCGACCCAGGCGCAGGCCCAAGCGGTCCTCGACGCCGACCGCAGCGACCCGCACCGCTTGGACGCCGACAAGGACGGCATCGCGTGTGAGTCCAGGTTCGGCGAGAAGTCGACCGGCGGCCAGGTCAAGGTGAAGCCCGCCGGTGGCGTGGACACCGGTGGCGGCGACGACGGCACCGACGCGGGCCCGGCCGTGGCGATCGGCGCGCTGGTGCTGCTCGGCGGCGGCGCCGGCACCGTCCTGCTGGTCCGGCGGCGCGCCGGCCGATGA
- a CDS encoding TetR/AcrR family transcriptional regulator, producing the protein MAAGKTRGPRADATRNRRQLLDVATRLFASAEAEPSMRAIANEAGVGIATLYRHFPTRESLVDAVYRDQVSRLTTGARELLARLDPPAALRRWMDLFGEWIATKNGMLDTLRAMVESGEIAHAHTRTELLAAIDAILEAGRTSGELRGDVPAGDIAAALIGIFTVAGSPGHEALAARLLDLLMDGLRPGR; encoded by the coding sequence TTGGCTGCCGGGAAGACTCGTGGACCACGGGCGGACGCGACCCGCAACCGACGGCAGCTCCTGGACGTGGCGACCCGCTTGTTCGCCTCGGCCGAGGCCGAGCCGTCGATGCGCGCGATCGCCAACGAAGCCGGGGTCGGCATCGCCACGCTCTACCGGCACTTCCCCACCCGCGAGTCACTGGTCGACGCGGTCTACCGGGACCAGGTCTCACGGCTCACCACCGGCGCCCGTGAACTGCTCGCCCGCCTCGACCCACCCGCCGCGCTGCGACGGTGGATGGATCTGTTCGGGGAGTGGATCGCGACCAAGAACGGGATGCTCGACACGCTGCGCGCGATGGTCGAATCGGGCGAGATCGCCCACGCCCACACCCGGACCGAGCTGCTCGCGGCCATCGACGCCATTCTCGAAGCGGGCCGCACGAGCGGGGAACTCCGCGGCGACGTCCCCGCCGGGGACATCGCCGCCGCCCTCATCGGCATCTTCACCGTGGCCGGTTCCCCCGGGCACGAAGCGCTGGCGGCTCGCCTGCTGGACCTCCTGATGGACGGACTCCGGCCCGGACGGTGA